A genomic window from Salvia hispanica cultivar TCC Black 2014 chromosome 5, UniMelb_Shisp_WGS_1.0, whole genome shotgun sequence includes:
- the LOC125186650 gene encoding silicon efflux transporter LSI3, producing the protein MAMAPTVKVVLGSIAFAIFWVLAVFPAVPFLPIGRTAGSLLGAMLMVLFQVMTPDQAYAAIDLPILGLLFGTMVVSVYLERADMFQYLGKLLAWKSQGAKDLLCRICLISALSSALFTNDTSCVVLTEFVLKIARQHNLPPHPFLLALASSANIGSSATPIGNPQNLVIAVQSGITFGTFLSGILPAMLVGVCVNASILLCMYWKLLSILKDEEDVASEVVGEDDVVSHRFSPATMSHLTSVHSQEFASALETMNHVESTLRNRGNLSGPNGQIDQVEGLSDRASLGRSEIERDPSSRFDSNRKSDSSKEIGDSDDLVNEVECHSFAAAFAEERLGLPKKWKRVLWKACVYLITLGMLISLLAGLNMSWTAITAALALVVLDFKDARPSLEKVSYSLLIFFCGMFITVDGFNKTGIPSALWEFVEPYTKIDHASGVAVLAAVIVVLSNLASNVPTVLLLGARVAASAAAISPSSEKKAWLMLAWVSTVAGNLSLLGSAANLIVCEQARRAQHFGYNLSFWNHLKFGVPSTIIVTAIGLILLRG; encoded by the exons ATGGCTATGGCCCCTACTGTAAAAGTGGTTCTTGGCTCAATTGCATTTGCCATATTCTGGGTTCTGGCTGTTTTTCCGGCTGTCCCGTTCCTCCCGATTGGTAGGACAGCCGGATCCCTGCTCGGAGCCATGCTCATGGTGCTCTTTCAAGTCATGACTCCTGATCAAGCCTATGCTGCCATTGATCTCCCGATTCTCGGGCTACTCTTTGGAACTATGGTGGTTAGTGTGTATCTAGAGAGAGCTGACATGTTCCAGTATTTAGGCAAATTGCTCGCGTGGAAGAGCCAGGGTGCCAAGGACTTGCTCTGTCGGATTTGCTTGATCTCTGCCCTTTCAAGTGCCCTCTTCACCAATGATACGTCGTGTGTTGTGTTAACCGAGTTTGTGCTGAAAATCGCAAGGCAGCATAATCTGCCGCCTCATCCCTTTCTTTTGGCCCTTGCCTCCAGTGCTAATATTGGATCTTCCGCGACTCCTATTGGGAATCCTCAGAACTTGGTTATAGCTGTTCAAAGTGGGATAACTTTCGGCACGTTTTTGTCTGGTATCCTTCCTGCCATGCTAGTGGGAGTGTGTGTCAATGCTTCGATCCTCCTATGTATGTATTGGAAGCTGTTGTCCATTCTAAAGGATGAAGAGGATGTAGCTTCGGAAGTTGTTGGCGAGGATGATGTGGTTTCTCATCGCTTCTCACCTGCAACAATGTCACATCTCACTTCAGTTCACTCCCAAGAGTTCGCTTCTGCTTTGGAAACGATGAATCATGTGGAGTCGACCCTTAGGAATCGTGGTAATTTGTCTGGTCCGAATGGTCAAATAGATCAAGTTGAGGGGCTAAGCGACAGGGCGAGTTTGGGCAGATCTGAAATTGAAAGGGATCCTAGTTCGCGATTTGATTCAAACAGAAAATCAGATTCTTCGAAAGAGATTGGAGATTCGGATGATCTTGTGAACGAAGTTGAGTGTCATAGTTTTGCAGCAGCATTTGCAGAAGAAAGGCTAGGATTGCCAAAGAAGTGGAAAAGAGTCTTGTGGAAGGCATGCGTTTATCTCATCACTTTGGGAATGCTGATATCTTTGTTGGCCGGCCTGAATATGTCGTGGACTGCAATCACAGCTGCACTCGCCCTCGTTGTTCTTGATTTTAAGGATGCCAGGCCTAGTCTGGAAAAG GTGTCGTATTCGCTGCTGATATTCTTTTGTGGAATGTTTATTACTGTCGATGGCTTCAATAAAACAGGGATCCCGAGTGCACTGTGGGAATTCGTGGAGCCTTACACAAAAATAGATCACGCTAGTGGAGTAGCAGTTTTAGCTGCTGTTATAGTTGTCCTCTCCAATCTGGCTTCTAATGTACCTACAG TGCTGCTATTAGGTGCTCGAGTGGCAGCATCAGCAGCGGCAATATCTCCATCGAGTGAGAAGAAGGCGTGGCTGATGTTGGCGTGGGTGAGCACGGTGGCTGGGAACCTTTCCCTGCTGGGATCAGCAGCCAACTTGATCGTGTGCGAGCAGGCTCGTCGTGCTCAGCACTTCGGCTACAACTTATCCTTCTGGAATCATCTGAAATTCGGGGTTCCCTCCACCATCATCGTCACGGCTATTGGCTTGATCCTCTTGAGAGGATGA
- the LOC125186372 gene encoding sec-independent protein translocase protein TATB, chloroplastic isoform X1, which produces MTATMSIAISTPTSSLLHSSSSTRKIPSLCYFSNSAIPIPKNAIFKHITCVPSLGLAQWSGLKNMGVSTSQYPVKIARKGKCKGKGVYASLFGVGAPEVLVIGVVALLVFGPKGLAEVARNLGKTLRAFQPTIRELQEVSREFKSTLEREIGLDDIDTPVPKRSSTNTTQPEANIEPKTAEDPAESAINMKAERFKGALSALKKEQEEERKQKEEEERLKQEAQLESEDTSQDASEAPDSLKALDTNEETSSVTSPPKALDTTEETSSITPAPENPNSNTLQEAAAGAPTGSASNTET; this is translated from the exons ATGACTGCAACAATGTCAATTGCTATTTCTACCCCAACATCTTCTTTATtgcattcttcttcttcaactcgGAAGATCCCATCTTTGTGTTATTTCTCGAATTCCGCAATTCCAATCCCTAAAAATGCAATCTTTAAGCATATTACATGCGTGCCCAGCTTGGGTTTAGCTCAATGGAGCGGCCTGAAGAATATGGGGGTTTCCACTTCGCAATATCCGGTGAAGATAG CGAGGAAGGGGAAGTGTAAAGGTAAAGGAGTTTATGCTTCTTTATTTGGAGTTGGGGCACCTGAGGTTCTTGTCATTGGGGTTGTGGCTCTCTTAGTTTTTGGGCCAAAAGGTCTTGCTGAG GTTGCCCGTAACCTTGGAAAAACTTTGCGTGCATTCCAACCTACAATAAGAGAACTTCAG GAAGTCTCAAGGGAATTCAAGAGCACCCTTGAACGTGAAATTGGACTCGATGATATTGACACTCCAGTACCAAAACGTTCGAGTACCAACACAACTCAACCAGAAGCAAATATTGAACCGA AAACCGCAGAAGATCCAGCTGAAAGTGCGATAAATATGAAGGCCGAGCGATTTAAAGGAGCACTTTCAGCGCTGAAAAAAGAGCAAGAGGAGGAGAGGAAACAGAaagaggaggaagaaagaCTGAAACAGGAAGCCCAACTGGAATCGGAGGATACCTCTCAAG ATGCCTCTGAAGCTCCGGATAGTCTGAAAGCTCTAGATACTAATGAAGAAACCTCCTCGGTCACCTCTCCCCCTAAAGCTCTAGATACCACTGAAGAAACCTCCTCGATCACCCCTGCCCCGGAGAATCCAAACAGCAATACTCTTCAAGAAGCTGCTGCAGGAGCACCTACCGGCTCAGCTTCAAACACTGAAACATAA
- the LOC125186372 gene encoding sec-independent protein translocase protein TATB, chloroplastic isoform X2 has protein sequence MTATMSIAISTPTSSLLHSSSSTRKIPSLCYFSNSAIPIPKNAIFKHITCVPSLGLAQWSGLKNMGVSTSQYPVKIARKGKCKGKGVYASLFGVGAPEVLVIGVVALLVFGPKGLAEVARNLGKTLRAFQPTIRELQEVSREFKSTLEREIGLDDIDTPVPKRSSTNTTQPEANIEPKDPAESAINMKAERFKGALSALKKEQEEERKQKEEEERLKQEAQLESEDTSQDASEAPDSLKALDTNEETSSVTSPPKALDTTEETSSITPAPENPNSNTLQEAAAGAPTGSASNTET, from the exons ATGACTGCAACAATGTCAATTGCTATTTCTACCCCAACATCTTCTTTATtgcattcttcttcttcaactcgGAAGATCCCATCTTTGTGTTATTTCTCGAATTCCGCAATTCCAATCCCTAAAAATGCAATCTTTAAGCATATTACATGCGTGCCCAGCTTGGGTTTAGCTCAATGGAGCGGCCTGAAGAATATGGGGGTTTCCACTTCGCAATATCCGGTGAAGATAG CGAGGAAGGGGAAGTGTAAAGGTAAAGGAGTTTATGCTTCTTTATTTGGAGTTGGGGCACCTGAGGTTCTTGTCATTGGGGTTGTGGCTCTCTTAGTTTTTGGGCCAAAAGGTCTTGCTGAG GTTGCCCGTAACCTTGGAAAAACTTTGCGTGCATTCCAACCTACAATAAGAGAACTTCAG GAAGTCTCAAGGGAATTCAAGAGCACCCTTGAACGTGAAATTGGACTCGATGATATTGACACTCCAGTACCAAAACGTTCGAGTACCAACACAACTCAACCAGAAGCAAATATTGAACCGA AAGATCCAGCTGAAAGTGCGATAAATATGAAGGCCGAGCGATTTAAAGGAGCACTTTCAGCGCTGAAAAAAGAGCAAGAGGAGGAGAGGAAACAGAaagaggaggaagaaagaCTGAAACAGGAAGCCCAACTGGAATCGGAGGATACCTCTCAAG ATGCCTCTGAAGCTCCGGATAGTCTGAAAGCTCTAGATACTAATGAAGAAACCTCCTCGGTCACCTCTCCCCCTAAAGCTCTAGATACCACTGAAGAAACCTCCTCGATCACCCCTGCCCCGGAGAATCCAAACAGCAATACTCTTCAAGAAGCTGCTGCAGGAGCACCTACCGGCTCAGCTTCAAACACTGAAACATAA
- the LOC125190580 gene encoding BAHD acyltransferase DCR, whose product MAGEVANGEKKVGSVKIINTTYVKPKKSIGRKECQLVTFDLPYLAFYYNQKLLLYKGGNEDGGAAVEKLKDGLALVLEEFHQLAGKLEKDEDGVFKVVYDDDMEGVEVVEAEAEDVEVAELTAEEGFSRFKELLPYNGVLNLEGLQRPLLAVQLTKLKDGLAMGLAFNHAILDGTSTWHFMSSWAAICNGATSVPVPPFLDRTKARNTRVKLDLSQPSDAPEHANSASPAAPVLRGKVFKFPASAIDQIKSRVNNTNNNNDNDNKKPFSTFQSLSAHVWQAVTRARELGPTDYTVFTVFADCRKRVDPPMPESYFGNLIQAIFTVTGAGLILSNQAEFGAGLIRGAIEAHNAEAIAKRNEEWESKPVIFGYKDAGVNCVAVGSSPRFQVYEVDFGWGSPESVRSGLNNRFDGMVYLYPGKSGGGSIDVEISLEAKAMEKLENDTDFLLEA is encoded by the exons ATGGCAGGCGAAGTTGCAAACGGTGAGAAGAAAGTGGGAAGTGTCAAAATCATCAACACAACTTATGTTAAGCCCAAAAAATCCATAGGAAGGAAAGAGTGCCAATTGGTGACATTCGACCTTCCCTACCTGGCCTTCTACTACAACCAGAAGCTCCTGCTCTACAAAGGAGGGAACGAGGACGGCGGCGCGGCTGTGGAGAAGCTGAAAGATGGGCTGGCGTTAGTGCTGGAGGAGTTCCACCAGCTGGCTGGGAAGCTCGAGAAGGATGAGGATGGGGTGTTCAAGGTCGTGTACGATGATGACATGGAGGGcgtggaggtggtggaggcCGAGGCGGAGGATGTGGAGGTGGCGGAGCTGACGGCGGAGGAGGGATTCTCCAGATTTAAGGAGCTGTTGCCTTATAATGGAGTGTTGAATTTGGAGGGGCTGCAGCGCCCCTTGTTGGCTGTGCAG CTCACGAAACTAAAAGACGGGCTGGCAATGGGCCTCGCCTTCAACCACGCCATCCTCGACGGGACATCCACATGGCACTTCATGAGCTCGTGGGCCGCCATCTGCAACGGTGCCACATCGGTCCCGGTCCCACCATTCCTGGACCGCACCAAGGCGCGCAACACCCGCGTGAAGCTGGACCTCTCCCAGCCCTCCGACGCCCCCGAGCACGCCAACTCCGCCTCCCCCGCGGCCCCCGTCCTCCGCGGCAAGGTCTTCAAGTTCCCCGCCTCCGCCATCGACCAGATCAAGTCAAGAGTCAACAACACCAATAACAATAACGATAACGATAACAAGAAGCCCTTCTCCACGTTCCAGTCGCTGTCTGCGCACGTGTGGCAGGCAGTGACGCGGGCGAGGGAGCTGGGGCCCACGGACTACACGGTGTTCACGGTGTTTGCGGACTGCAGGAAGCGGGTGGACCCGCCCATGCCGGAGAGCTACTTCGGGAACCTCATCCAGGCGATATTCACGGTGACGGGGGCGGGGCTGATCCTGTCGAACCAAGCAGAGTTCGGGGCGGGGCTGATAAGGGGGGCGATCGAGGCGCACAATGCGGAGGCGATCGCAAAGAGGAACGAGGAGTGGGAGAGCAAGCCGGTGATATTCGGGTACAAGGACGCGGGGGTGAACTGCGTGGCGGTGGGGAGCTCGCCGCGGTTCCAGGTGTACGAGGTGGATTTCGGGTGGGGCAGCCCGGAGAGCGTGCGGAGCGGGCTCAACAACCGCTTCGATGGGATGGTGTATCTGTATCCGGGGAAGAGTGGGGGAGGGAGCATTGACGTGGAGATCAGTTTGGAAGCTAAGGCCATGGAGAAGCTCGAGAACGATACGGACTTCTTGTTGGAGGCATGA